A section of the Leminorella richardii genome encodes:
- a CDS encoding cytidylyltransferase domain-containing protein, with translation MVSTDSEEYKSIAEKYGAEVILREKELASDTATSFMVVKDVLSRIEVKPHYFVLLQPTSPFRNSKHIRDAVNIYENNTLANYLVSVTESEKSSSLIKEINDFSMRNYDIDYSGYRRQKHKEYYPNGAIFIGDVDSYLKKKAFFWY, from the coding sequence ATAGTTTCTACTGATTCTGAAGAATATAAATCTATTGCTGAAAAATATGGTGCGGAAGTCATATTAAGAGAAAAAGAACTTGCATCAGATACGGCAACTTCTTTTATGGTTGTTAAGGATGTATTATCAAGAATAGAAGTTAAACCACATTATTTTGTACTTTTACAACCAACATCTCCATTTAGGAATTCTAAGCACATTAGAGATGCTGTAAATATATATGAGAATAATACATTAGCAAATTATTTAGTCTCTGTTACTGAAAGTGAAAAAAGTTCATCTTTAATTAAAGAGATAAATGATTTTTCTATGCGCAACTATGATATTGATTATTCAGGATATAGACGACAAAAGCATAAAGAGTATTATCCTAATGGAGCGATATTTATAGGGGATGTAGATAGCTATTTGAAAAAAAAAGCATTTTTTTGGTATTGA